In Haloterrigena turkmenica DSM 5511, a single genomic region encodes these proteins:
- a CDS encoding ABC transporter permease: MAGDDRFETTAGSRRARWWGVVTVSVVRLWKRATGTKSRRLAATTAAVALTIALLIVVTGIALGLADGATVDQDDADVRVAPAESDSLAAVDGVEKSQLGEANARAERIRNGDGVDHASPVLVEPVALESPDGESKRILLVGVVPDDESRTVAGLPTDELEAGDPHYADGSYDGPRRGEIVLSAAAADRLEAEAGDELTPGGEQLPDGAAPSSTVAAVETAGDGEAETPVALIHLSELQTLSGASDGELADQVLVWGDGAAAESAAADAYPEATVESVDRTNPSSLFEDELAFATSLLALIVGVAICASFVATTMGMTVNEDRRTLAVLESVGFTTRSRLAIVAVSTLLTTVCGALVGVALGAGGIYTVNRIATATVAPGAVAEIHPLFVPYAIGVALVAGLVAVPYPLVVAARTSVLTEVGR; encoded by the coding sequence ATGGCAGGTGACGATCGGTTCGAGACGACCGCGGGCAGTCGCCGCGCCCGCTGGTGGGGGGTCGTCACCGTCTCGGTCGTCCGCCTCTGGAAGCGCGCGACGGGGACCAAATCGCGGCGGCTCGCGGCGACGACGGCCGCCGTCGCGCTGACCATCGCTCTCCTGATCGTCGTCACCGGAATCGCGCTGGGGCTCGCCGACGGCGCCACCGTCGATCAGGACGACGCCGACGTCCGCGTCGCTCCCGCGGAAAGCGACTCCCTCGCGGCGGTCGACGGCGTCGAGAAGTCCCAGCTCGGCGAGGCCAACGCGCGCGCCGAGCGGATCCGGAATGGGGACGGCGTCGACCACGCCTCGCCGGTGCTCGTCGAACCGGTCGCGCTCGAGTCGCCCGACGGCGAGTCAAAGCGCATCCTGCTCGTCGGCGTCGTTCCCGACGACGAATCGCGGACCGTCGCCGGGCTCCCCACGGACGAACTCGAGGCCGGCGATCCCCACTACGCCGACGGCTCGTACGACGGCCCGCGTCGGGGCGAGATCGTGCTCTCGGCGGCCGCGGCCGATCGACTCGAGGCCGAGGCCGGGGACGAACTCACGCCGGGCGGCGAGCAACTGCCCGACGGCGCGGCGCCGTCGTCGACGGTCGCCGCGGTCGAGACGGCCGGCGACGGCGAGGCGGAGACGCCGGTCGCGCTGATCCACCTGAGCGAACTGCAGACGCTGTCCGGGGCGTCCGACGGCGAACTGGCCGACCAGGTGCTGGTGTGGGGCGACGGCGCCGCCGCAGAGTCGGCCGCCGCCGACGCCTATCCCGAGGCGACCGTCGAGTCGGTCGACCGAACCAACCCCTCCTCGCTGTTCGAGGATGAACTGGCCTTCGCGACGAGCCTGCTCGCGCTGATCGTCGGCGTGGCGATCTGCGCCTCGTTCGTCGCGACGACCATGGGGATGACCGTCAACGAGGACCGGCGGACGCTGGCCGTCCTCGAGTCGGTCGGCTTCACGACCCGCAGCCGGCTCGCGATCGTCGCCGTCTCGACGCTGTTGACGACCGTCTGCGGCGCGCTCGTAGGGGTCGCACTCGGCGCGGGCGGAATCTACACCGTCAACAGGATTGCCACCGCGACCGTCGCGCCCGGTGCCGTCGCCGAGATCCATCCGCTGTTCGTTCCCTACGCCATCGGCGTCGCGCTCGTTGCGGGGCTGGTGGCCGTCCCCTACCCGCTCGTCGTCGCGGCTCGCACGTCCGTCCTGACGGAGGTGGGGCGATGA
- a CDS encoding ABC transporter permease: MSPRLRRAAVRARAVVGLAFAQLRRSPGRTALTVLAVTLAVLSVTLLASLGVGVVETGENGLENAGRDIWVTSESIDPESSDTANPIVGAHGMSAEMTQRDDVSSASPIAMHELYVATDDDVVRTTAVGVHETHDGFGFEAGGGFETEMNHSDGNYSAADRPSEPTTEEIVLDPGTAESLGVSVGDTVSIGTSRQTARDNEFTVVGIASYYSQFLGTDVETVPLTDLQAVAGTTGTDRATFVTASVEDGADRDAVAADLDAAYPGYDVRTSDEQIGSMVEERPLVLASGATLVGLSLVGGVVLTVNLFALVAYQQRDELAALRAVGLSRWVLAGTIGVQGLVIGLIGGVVGLAATPLLTRGLNYLTETVVGFESLLRTPLEVYAVGLALAIVVGTVVALLTGWRAGRYARLEHLEA, translated from the coding sequence ATGAGCCCGCGACTGCGCCGCGCGGCGGTCAGAGCGCGGGCCGTCGTCGGCCTCGCGTTCGCACAGCTTCGCCGATCTCCCGGTCGGACCGCGCTGACCGTCCTCGCGGTGACACTGGCCGTGCTGTCGGTGACGCTGCTGGCGAGTCTCGGCGTCGGCGTCGTCGAAACGGGAGAGAACGGCCTCGAGAACGCCGGCCGGGACATCTGGGTCACGAGCGAATCGATCGATCCCGAATCCAGCGACACGGCGAACCCGATCGTCGGCGCCCACGGGATGTCGGCCGAGATGACCCAGCGCGACGACGTCAGCTCCGCCTCGCCGATCGCGATGCACGAACTCTACGTCGCGACGGACGACGACGTGGTGCGGACGACGGCGGTCGGGGTCCACGAGACCCACGACGGCTTCGGCTTCGAGGCCGGCGGCGGGTTCGAGACCGAGATGAACCACTCGGACGGCAACTACTCCGCCGCCGACCGACCGAGCGAACCGACGACGGAGGAGATCGTCCTCGACCCCGGAACGGCCGAGTCGCTGGGCGTCTCGGTCGGTGATACGGTCTCCATCGGGACCAGCCGTCAGACGGCCCGGGACAACGAGTTCACCGTCGTCGGCATCGCGTCCTACTACTCGCAGTTCCTCGGAACGGACGTCGAGACGGTGCCGCTGACCGACCTGCAGGCGGTCGCCGGCACGACCGGCACCGACCGGGCGACGTTCGTCACGGCCAGCGTCGAGGACGGGGCCGACCGCGACGCCGTCGCCGCGGACCTGGACGCGGCGTATCCGGGCTACGACGTCCGCACCAGCGACGAGCAGATCGGGTCGATGGTCGAGGAACGGCCGCTCGTCCTCGCCAGCGGCGCGACGCTGGTCGGGCTCTCGCTGGTCGGCGGCGTCGTCCTGACGGTCAACCTGTTCGCCCTCGTGGCCTACCAGCAGCGGGACGAACTCGCCGCGCTCCGGGCGGTCGGCCTCTCGAGGTGGGTCCTCGCGGGGACGATCGGCGTCCAGGGGCTGGTCATCGGGCTGATAGGCGGCGTCGTCGGGCTCGCCGCGACGCCGTTGCTCACGCGTGGGCTCAACTATCTCACCGAAACGGTCGTCGGCTTCGAGTCGCTCCTGCGGACCCCCCTCGAGGTGTACGCCGTCGGCCTCGCTCTGGCGATCGTCGTCGGGACCGTCGTCGCGCTCCTGACGGGCTGGCGAGCGGGTCGGTACGCCCGGCTCGAGCACCTCGAGGCCTGA
- a CDS encoding DUF7139 domain-containing protein produces the protein MSAEQSPDGFFFDLYRRYIGEPEDRTDVYVGFGLFLGGIGLASIALLLFLWSSTFEARSAAHITWAEPAYGIVMIALPLLMLGIVVLLPSERRVLYTSVAGVVVTLVAVGGFLYAYPDDWNGYGADYTAQIVAIYAIGLAGLTASTGAALIAHYLDMAQRVQAVETDDGDEEDELTDADVRGDIDEAMEDVELSWGGVQKTEHKRLSFSEDELDEVSIDADAGTKTTRSTGVDAQVAGLKGLKGGETKKTTSQSTVDDQTAKLKELREQQRAEEMATADDDGSPLSGLFGRLRQLLGRE, from the coding sequence ATGTCAGCGGAACAGTCTCCAGACGGATTTTTCTTCGACCTCTACCGTCGGTACATCGGCGAGCCGGAGGATCGGACCGACGTTTACGTCGGCTTCGGTCTGTTCCTCGGCGGCATCGGCCTGGCGAGCATCGCGCTGTTGCTCTTCCTGTGGAGCAGTACGTTCGAGGCCCGTAGCGCGGCCCACATAACGTGGGCCGAACCCGCGTATGGTATCGTCATGATCGCACTCCCGCTTCTCATGCTCGGGATCGTGGTCCTGTTGCCATCCGAGCGCCGGGTCCTGTACACGTCGGTGGCGGGCGTGGTCGTCACGCTCGTGGCCGTTGGCGGCTTCCTGTACGCCTACCCCGACGACTGGAACGGCTATGGAGCGGACTACACGGCACAGATCGTCGCGATCTACGCGATCGGTCTCGCCGGACTGACAGCGTCGACCGGTGCGGCGCTGATCGCCCACTATCTCGATATGGCCCAGCGCGTCCAGGCCGTCGAGACCGACGACGGGGACGAGGAAGACGAACTCACCGACGCCGACGTTCGGGGCGACATCGACGAGGCGATGGAGGACGTCGAACTCTCCTGGGGCGGCGTCCAGAAGACCGAACACAAGCGTCTGAGCTTCTCCGAGGATGAGTTGGACGAGGTCTCGATCGACGCCGACGCCGGGACGAAGACGACCCGTTCGACCGGCGTCGACGCGCAGGTCGCCGGACTCAAGGGGCTGAAAGGCGGCGAGACGAAGAAAACGACCTCGCAATCGACGGTCGACGATCAGACGGCGAAACTGAAGGAACTCCGCGAGCAGCAGCGGGCCGAGGAGATGGCGACGGCCGACGACGACGGGTCACCGCTGTCCGGCCTGTTCGGCCGGTTACGTCAGCTACTGGGTCGGGAGTAA
- a CDS encoding DUF7344 domain-containing protein — protein MSRDEVFDALADGTRREALRIVHERSPGGVAKTDLAYELAAVTDDKPLAAVTEDDHRRARLDCTHRILPALLGADILVETDDGRLVTADRPLFDDAELAALLELETTDYAGDLDGLFAALSDSRRRTILTVLANQYHPISAETLARDVAAREDGTAERAVSRERVDEVRLSLHHLHLPLLRDAGLIGYDGESETVSYEGHPDLRVEWLETDADGADETAVDPGADSENERSATDESAADSSDKGVRTLEGRERIVATGQSLCERADDELFMMFTTTGLLEEGCIRRIEDALDRGVDVYVGSPDPRVRELVRERVPEATLWESQLDWLDLPANGESVGRLVFADREAVMLGTLGTPAGDNEYDETAILGEGPGNGLVVLMRQLLGSRLDSRDAIDETVEFEISL, from the coding sequence ATGTCTCGAGACGAGGTTTTCGATGCGCTCGCCGACGGAACCCGGCGCGAAGCCCTCCGTATCGTTCACGAGCGATCGCCGGGCGGCGTCGCGAAAACGGACCTTGCCTACGAGCTCGCGGCGGTAACCGATGATAAACCGCTCGCAGCGGTCACCGAGGACGACCACCGGCGCGCGCGCCTCGACTGCACCCACCGCATCCTGCCCGCCCTGCTCGGGGCCGACATCCTCGTCGAGACGGACGACGGCCGACTCGTCACGGCCGACCGTCCGCTGTTCGACGACGCCGAACTCGCGGCCCTCCTCGAGCTCGAAACGACCGATTACGCGGGCGATCTCGACGGGCTGTTCGCCGCACTTTCGGACTCGCGACGCCGGACGATCCTCACCGTGCTGGCCAACCAGTATCACCCGATCTCGGCCGAGACGCTCGCTCGAGACGTCGCGGCCCGCGAGGACGGGACGGCCGAGCGAGCGGTGTCCCGGGAGCGCGTCGACGAGGTTCGACTCTCGCTGCACCATCTCCACCTGCCGCTGCTGCGCGACGCCGGGCTGATCGGCTACGACGGCGAGAGCGAGACCGTCTCCTACGAAGGCCACCCCGATCTCCGCGTCGAGTGGCTCGAGACCGACGCCGACGGCGCGGACGAGACTGCGGTCGACCCCGGAGCCGACAGCGAGAACGAACGATCGGCGACCGACGAGTCAGCGGCCGACTCGAGCGACAAGGGCGTTCGCACGCTGGAAGGCCGCGAGCGGATCGTCGCGACCGGCCAGTCGCTGTGCGAGCGGGCCGACGACGAGCTGTTCATGATGTTCACGACGACGGGCCTGCTCGAGGAGGGCTGTATCCGCCGGATCGAGGATGCGCTCGACCGCGGCGTCGACGTCTACGTCGGCTCGCCCGACCCGCGCGTGCGCGAACTCGTCCGCGAGCGGGTGCCGGAGGCGACCCTCTGGGAATCCCAACTCGACTGGCTCGACCTGCCGGCGAACGGCGAGTCGGTCGGCCGGCTCGTGTTCGCCGATCGCGAGGCGGTGATGCTCGGAACCCTCGGGACGCCGGCCGGCGACAACGAGTACGACGAGACGGCGATCCTCGGCGAGGGGCCGGGGAACGGGCTCGTCGTGCTCATGCGACAGCTGCTGGGTTCGCGACTCGACAGTCGGGACGCGATCGACGAGACCGTCGAGTTCGAGATTTCGCTGTAG
- a CDS encoding TFIIB-type zinc ribbon-containing protein: MNCPRCQGSLEELSLGDVSTTMCPHCGFADIPVEHIRDGEEPESWRDAFNRFYER; the protein is encoded by the coding sequence ATGAACTGTCCACGGTGTCAGGGCTCGCTCGAGGAACTCTCGTTGGGCGACGTCTCGACGACCATGTGTCCCCACTGTGGATTCGCGGACATCCCTGTCGAGCACATCCGGGACGGGGAGGAGCCGGAATCCTGGCGCGACGCGTTCAACCGGTTCTACGAGCGCTGA
- a CDS encoding HVO_2901 family zinc finger protein — MHTCRNCNQSFQTELALELHRDTCRKGQLLCQVCGERFREGDATQDGWHYECPNEDCDGEGLTDDLYRVNDVRTTTTH, encoded by the coding sequence ATGCACACCTGTCGCAACTGCAACCAGTCGTTCCAGACCGAACTCGCCCTCGAACTTCACCGCGATACGTGTCGAAAGGGACAGCTCCTCTGTCAGGTATGTGGCGAGCGATTCCGGGAGGGCGACGCCACGCAGGACGGATGGCACTACGAGTGTCCGAACGAGGACTGCGACGGTGAGGGACTCACGGACGACCTGTATCGCGTCAACGACGTCCGAACGACGACGACGCACTAA
- a CDS encoding tyrosine-type recombinase/integrase translates to MSEGRQEPNTVEYFLQDIEHHGRNERTAAAYERVLSDYEEFLAARFEKTPPEASYRDCMAWVHELRATHSESTVATYASYLNRFYSYLERVGHTDENPMTVVLEEMNESIESNPTRRDVTLPEMRSFVGEIRHPLHRAIVTMLLKTGIRAGELCNLDLIDLHIDHEAQSWQPRAHIAGRPDSLFIATEHTYGRESGGERRTASNKRKRETVVPIDEELKEALLRWLAVRPETPSSAPSAPATGPLFVGTADSWGERLTPDIVHHVVEGYARDRGWYRTGGGAAENVTPHYFRHFFTTHLRDRTGDRGIVQYLRGDVASDVIDTYTHNWGDRVRETYLEHIYSVTP, encoded by the coding sequence ATGAGTGAGGGCCGTCAGGAGCCAAACACGGTCGAATACTTCCTACAGGACATCGAGCACCACGGCCGGAACGAACGGACCGCAGCGGCCTACGAACGGGTCCTCTCGGACTACGAAGAGTTCCTCGCCGCTCGATTCGAGAAGACCCCACCGGAGGCGAGCTACCGGGACTGCATGGCCTGGGTGCACGAACTTCGTGCTACCCATTCCGAAAGCACCGTCGCGACGTACGCCTCGTATCTCAACCGGTTCTACAGCTACCTCGAGCGGGTCGGACACACCGACGAGAACCCGATGACCGTCGTCCTAGAGGAGATGAACGAGTCGATCGAGTCGAACCCGACTCGACGCGACGTGACACTGCCCGAGATGCGGTCGTTCGTCGGGGAGATTCGTCACCCGCTGCATCGGGCTATCGTGACGATGCTGCTGAAGACCGGGATCAGGGCCGGCGAACTCTGCAATCTGGACCTGATCGACCTCCACATCGACCACGAGGCCCAGAGCTGGCAGCCGCGGGCCCACATCGCCGGCCGCCCGGATTCGCTGTTTATCGCGACCGAGCACACCTACGGACGCGAATCCGGCGGCGAGCGGCGGACAGCATCGAACAAACGGAAACGCGAGACCGTCGTCCCGATCGACGAGGAGTTGAAGGAGGCGTTGCTTCGATGGCTCGCCGTCCGTCCGGAGACGCCCTCGAGCGCGCCGTCAGCCCCTGCGACGGGGCCGCTGTTCGTCGGTACCGCCGACAGCTGGGGCGAGCGACTCACGCCGGATATCGTCCATCACGTGGTCGAAGGGTACGCGAGAGACCGCGGCTGGTACCGCACCGGCGGCGGCGCCGCGGAGAACGTGACGCCCCACTACTTCCGGCACTTCTTCACGACCCACCTCCGCGATCGGACGGGCGACCGCGGGATCGTCCAGTACCTCCGGGGCGACGTCGCCAGCGACGTGATCGACACCTACACCCACAACTGGGGCGACCGCGTCCGGGAGACCTACCTCGAGCACATCTATTCCGTGACGCCCTGA
- a CDS encoding MBL fold metallo-hydrolase, with protein sequence MVQSDWGDWLVRDIEDASPDSVGIWYLGCNGFVLKGREGTTVYIDPYLGLGTPPRTIRMIPVPFDPEDVTEADAVLATHEHSDHVHGESQAPILESTDAPFYAPDDSLAVAREENWTDEWELDDDQFVDVSEGETIEIGEFTVHVETAHDPDSTQPVSYVFEHETGTIFHGGDTKPSDEFDRLGEEYDIDLGILAFGTVGMIPDKETGEPKRTRWYNDENQIIEAAESLEFERLLPSHWDMWKRLTTDPTVLHHHAKSFDHPQELAIVEIGDRIDL encoded by the coding sequence ATGGTTCAAAGTGATTGGGGAGACTGGCTCGTCCGCGACATCGAAGACGCCTCGCCCGATAGCGTCGGGATCTGGTATCTCGGCTGCAACGGCTTCGTCCTCAAGGGACGGGAGGGAACGACCGTCTACATCGATCCGTACCTCGGGCTGGGCACGCCGCCGCGGACGATCCGGATGATCCCCGTGCCGTTCGACCCCGAAGACGTCACGGAGGCCGACGCCGTGCTCGCGACGCACGAACACTCCGATCACGTCCACGGCGAGAGTCAGGCGCCGATCCTCGAGTCGACGGATGCGCCGTTCTACGCCCCCGACGACAGCCTCGCGGTCGCCCGCGAGGAGAACTGGACCGACGAGTGGGAGCTCGACGACGACCAGTTCGTCGACGTGAGCGAGGGCGAGACGATCGAAATCGGCGAGTTCACGGTCCACGTGGAAACGGCGCACGACCCCGACTCGACCCAGCCGGTCAGCTACGTCTTCGAACACGAGACCGGGACGATATTCCACGGTGGTGATACGAAGCCGAGCGATGAGTTCGATCGACTCGGCGAGGAGTACGACATCGACCTCGGTATCCTCGCCTTCGGCACCGTCGGAATGATCCCCGACAAGGAGACCGGCGAGCCGAAGCGGACGCGCTGGTACAACGACGAGAACCAGATCATCGAGGCCGCCGAGTCGCTCGAGTTCGAGCGACTCCTGCCGAGCCACTGGGATATGTGGAAGCGACTCACGACCGATCCGACGGTCCTCCACCACCACGCCAAGAGCTTCGACCATCCACAGGAATTGGCGATCGTCGAGATCGGCGATCGGATCGATCTCTAG
- a CDS encoding ABC transporter ATP-binding protein: MSDHALRRTTPQAGPTTTDERESPTAVRLEDVTHEYGSSGGRGRSSEDRTVTALRDVTLEVGAGETVGLEGPSGSGKSTILHAVSGLLVPTAGRIQLLDTADLTSLSDRERTRLRRHHVGIVFQRFHLLPSLSARANVALPLVQAGIGRSTRRERAESLLEQVGLGDRIDHSPGELSGGERQRVAIARALVTDPDVIVADEPTGELDTATGADVLDLLTDIGRDRTVLVASHDDATLAVADRVVTLRDGWVVDDGR; encoded by the coding sequence ATGAGCGACCATGCACTCCGGCGGACGACCCCCCAGGCCGGCCCGACGACCACCGACGAGCGCGAATCGCCGACGGCCGTTCGCCTCGAGGACGTCACCCACGAGTACGGCTCGAGCGGCGGCCGCGGTCGCTCGAGCGAGGACCGGACGGTGACGGCGCTTCGAGACGTCACGCTCGAGGTGGGCGCGGGCGAGACCGTCGGTCTCGAGGGGCCGAGCGGCAGCGGTAAGTCGACGATCCTCCACGCGGTCAGCGGACTGCTGGTGCCGACCGCGGGGCGGATCCAACTGCTCGACACGGCCGACCTCACGTCGCTTTCGGACCGCGAGCGAACGCGGCTGCGACGCCACCATGTCGGCATCGTCTTCCAGCGCTTTCACCTCTTGCCGTCGCTGTCGGCCCGCGCGAACGTCGCCCTCCCCCTCGTACAGGCCGGGATCGGCCGATCGACGCGACGCGAGCGGGCCGAGTCGCTGCTCGAGCAGGTGGGCCTCGGCGATCGGATCGACCACTCCCCGGGCGAACTCAGCGGCGGCGAACGCCAGCGCGTCGCGATCGCCCGGGCGCTCGTGACGGATCCGGACGTGATCGTCGCCGACGAGCCGACGGGGGAGCTCGACACGGCCACCGGCGCGGACGTGCTCGATCTCCTGACGGACATCGGACGCGACCGGACCGTGCTGGTCGCCTCCCACGACGACGCGACGCTGGCCGTCGCCGACCGCGTGGTCACGCTTCGCGACGGGTGGGTGGTCGACGATGGCAGGTGA
- the dph2 gene encoding diphthamide biosynthesis enzyme Dph2, whose amino-acid sequence MSQESEYTEGDLRNTGMQLKHDREWDYELEQIVEAIEERDAKKVGLQFPEGLKRRGPAVADDLRELSDDDVTFMLSGQPCYGACDLDTYLMKRTDVFVHFGHSPMKNTDKVIYVPLFSNVEVTPIMEEALDTLEPPEETEDVGLVTTAQHMNRYEEMSEFLEERGYDVHSRRGDERLTHEGQVLGCNYASADVPADQVLYVGGGKFHPLGLAMEYPDKHVVIADPVNNVVTVADTEKFMKQRYGAVHRAMDAEKWGVIFCTKIGQGRWEQAQEILADNDDAYLITMDEVTPDRLRNFDMDAFVNTGCPRITTDDGPQFHKPMLTPGEYEIAVGNKSLEDLSFDTFHGTW is encoded by the coding sequence ATGAGTCAGGAGTCGGAGTACACCGAGGGGGACCTCCGGAACACCGGAATGCAGCTCAAACACGACCGCGAGTGGGACTACGAACTCGAGCAGATCGTCGAAGCCATCGAGGAGCGAGACGCGAAGAAGGTCGGCCTGCAGTTCCCGGAGGGACTGAAACGGCGCGGCCCGGCCGTCGCCGACGACCTCCGCGAACTGTCCGACGACGACGTGACGTTCATGCTCTCGGGTCAGCCCTGTTACGGCGCCTGTGATCTCGACACCTATCTGATGAAGCGCACCGACGTGTTCGTCCACTTCGGCCACTCGCCGATGAAGAACACGGACAAGGTGATCTACGTGCCGCTGTTCTCGAACGTCGAGGTCACGCCGATCATGGAGGAGGCCCTCGACACCTTAGAGCCGCCCGAAGAGACCGAGGACGTCGGCCTCGTGACGACCGCCCAGCACATGAACCGCTACGAGGAGATGAGCGAGTTCCTCGAGGAGCGAGGCTACGACGTTCACAGCCGTCGCGGCGACGAGCGGCTGACCCACGAGGGGCAGGTGCTCGGCTGCAACTACGCGAGTGCGGACGTGCCCGCCGATCAGGTCCTCTACGTCGGCGGCGGCAAGTTCCATCCCCTCGGACTGGCGATGGAATATCCCGACAAACACGTCGTCATCGCCGACCCCGTCAACAACGTCGTCACCGTCGCCGACACGGAGAAGTTCATGAAACAGCGGTACGGCGCGGTCCACCGCGCGATGGACGCCGAGAAGTGGGGCGTCATCTTCTGTACCAAGATCGGGCAGGGTCGCTGGGAGCAGGCGCAGGAGATCCTCGCGGACAACGACGACGCCTACCTCATCACGATGGACGAGGTGACGCCGGACCGCCTGCGCAACTTCGACATGGACGCGTTCGTCAACACCGGCTGTCCGCGGATCACGACCGACGACGGCCCGCAGTTCCACAAGCCGATGCTCACGCCCGGCGAGTACGAGATCGCCGTCGGCAACAAGTCCCTCGAGGACCTCTCCTTCGACACGTTCCACGGAACCTGGTAG
- a CDS encoding METTL5 family protein, with the protein MSGPSRRTLARALEALADFADPSPALEQYLTPPEIAAHIAHQARIQGDLEGWTVDLGTGTGMLAIAASLAGAEGVVGIDVDPEALSLARTNAARIDEAGSDGPLEWVRGDATRPPLSPDSDDSAGDLDSDVTVFSNPPFGAQRGNRHADREFLETARSIARVSYTIHNEGSQAFVESYAADAGADVTHAFRAEFPIAKRFDFHTEAEATLEAEVFRIEW; encoded by the coding sequence ATGTCCGGTCCGTCGCGGCGCACGCTCGCTCGAGCGCTCGAAGCGCTCGCCGATTTCGCCGATCCGTCACCCGCCCTTGAGCAGTATCTCACGCCGCCGGAGATCGCCGCCCACATCGCCCACCAGGCGCGGATACAGGGCGATCTCGAGGGATGGACCGTCGATCTCGGGACCGGAACCGGGATGCTCGCGATCGCCGCCTCGCTGGCCGGCGCCGAGGGCGTCGTCGGGATCGACGTCGATCCCGAGGCTCTCTCACTGGCCCGGACCAACGCCGCGCGGATCGACGAGGCGGGCAGCGACGGTCCGCTCGAGTGGGTTCGCGGCGATGCGACTCGACCTCCTCTCTCACCGGATTCTGACGATTCTGCCGGCGACCTCGATAGCGATGTCACCGTCTTCTCGAACCCGCCCTTCGGCGCCCAGCGCGGGAACCGCCACGCCGACCGCGAGTTCCTCGAGACCGCCCGCTCGATCGCACGCGTCTCCTATACGATTCACAACGAGGGCAGCCAGGCGTTCGTCGAGTCGTACGCGGCCGACGCCGGTGCCGACGTGACCCACGCGTTCCGGGCCGAGTTCCCGATCGCGAAGCGGTTCGACTTTCACACCGAGGCGGAGGCGACGCTCGAGGCGGAAGTGTTCCGGATCGAGTGGTGA
- a CDS encoding DUF5805 domain-containing protein: protein MADDERVAVKTYVPRYQKEIWEAQAEELEMSQSEFVRTMVQAGRTSYEIPTDGTTEQGGSDAGAAGGDDFADRILEVLQRRGVLDWDDLVDALIDDVEADLDAELQRLQDENRIRYSGRDGGYVVTDDE, encoded by the coding sequence ATGGCCGACGACGAACGAGTCGCCGTCAAGACCTACGTGCCGCGATACCAGAAAGAGATCTGGGAAGCCCAGGCCGAGGAACTCGAGATGAGTCAAAGCGAGTTCGTCCGGACGATGGTGCAGGCGGGACGCACGTCTTACGAGATACCGACGGACGGGACGACCGAGCAGGGTGGCTCCGACGCCGGCGCCGCCGGTGGCGACGACTTCGCGGATCGGATTCTCGAGGTGCTCCAGCGTCGCGGCGTTCTCGACTGGGACGACCTCGTCGACGCCTTGATCGACGACGTCGAGGCCGACCTCGACGCGGAACTCCAGCGGCTACAGGACGAGAACAGGATCCGTTACAGCGGTCGCGACGGCGGCTACGTGGTGACCGACGATGAGTGA